A genome region from Gigantopelta aegis isolate Gae_Host chromosome 3, Gae_host_genome, whole genome shotgun sequence includes the following:
- the LOC121369382 gene encoding potassium voltage-gated channel subfamily A member 1-like has translation MHFISNAPVDNRPYGHQPYLKNEDFHNYSPNISRRNSTVSGTFHLNHNHNHHHSEDIFINEFRVLTNNSADEAREPFICEQLTDWKKSSDYTHTQKDEFPVDHNCVTEQCKRIIINISGLRFETQLRTLNRLPNTLLGDPEKREKYWDPRMREFFFDRHRPTFQAILYYYQSGGRLKRPLEVPIDIFINELHFYEIGNNTIDEFRRTEGCIVEHEVVLKPSNRIQLKLFEVMEYPESSVCAKIVAVLSIIFILVSVTTFCVETLPHFTGKDCKNQTVVVNGTASVIRVPNYTEPLFITESCCMVWFVFEMIIRFAVCPSKKAFLKNIINWIDVIAIVPYFIFLAITLVTGSCSTSNKTGGLSVLRVLRVVRILKLSKHSEGLKILGKTLRTSIRELTMFLMFLGIATVIFSGAVFYAETAQETGQFSSIPDTFWWAIVSMTTVGYGDYVPTGAIGKCLGGMCVLSGVLAIALPVPVIVANFNNYYRQYTGRGYGSV, from the coding sequence ATGCATTTCATCTCAAACGCCCCCGTGGACAACCGCCCGTACGGACACCAGCCTTACTTGAAGAACGAAGACTTCCACAACTACTCTCCGAACATCAGCCGTCGCAACTCGACAGTGAGCGGGACGTTCCACCTgaaccacaaccacaaccaccaccacagcGAGGACATCTTCATCAACGAGTTCCGCGTGCTCACCAACAACAGCGCCGACGAGGCGAGGGAGCCGTTCATTTGCGAGCAGCTCACCGACTGGAAGAAGAGCAGCGATTACACGCACACCCAGAAAGACGAGTTCCCCGTCGACCATAACTGCGTCACCGAGCAGTGCAAGAgaatcatcatcaacatcagcGGCCTCAGGTTCGAGACCCAGCTCCGGACTCTAAACCGCCTCCCCAACACTCTTCTGGGTGACccggagaagagagagaagtaCTGGGACCCGCGGATGCGGGAGTTCTTCTTCGACCGACACCGTCCGACATTCCAGGCCATCCTCTACTACTACCAGAGCGGCGGGAGACTCAAGCGCCCTCTGGAGGTGCCTATCGATATCTTCATCAACGAGCTGCATTTCTACGAGATCGGCAACAACACCATCGACGAGTTCCGGCGGACGGAAGGCTGCATCGTGGAGCACGAGGTGGTGCTGAAGCCGAGTAACAGGATCCAGTTGAAGCTGTTCGAGGTGATGGAGTACCCCGAGAGTTCCGTTTGCGCCAAGATTGTCGCCGTCCTGTCCATCATCTTCATCCTCGTCTCCGTGACGACCTTCTGCGTGGAGACTCTGCCGCACTTCACAGGCAAGGACTGCAAGAACCAGACCGTGGTGGTCAACGGCACAGCGTCCGTGATCCGCGTGCCCAACTATACGGAACCGCTGTTCATCACGGAGTCGTGCTGCATGGTGTGGTTCGTCTTCGAGATGATCATCCGGTTCGCCGTCTGTCCGTCCAAGAAAGCCTTCCTGAAGAACATCATCAACTGGATCGACGTGATCGCGATCGTGCCGTACTTCATCTTCCTGGCCATCACCTTGGTGACCGGTTCGTGCAGCACGAGCAACAAGACGGGCGGTCTGTCGGTCCTCCGCGTGTTGAGGGTCGTGCGAATCCTCAAGCTCAGCAAACATTCCGAGGGGCTCAAGATCCTCGGCAAAACGCTGAGGACGAGCATTAGGGAGCTGACCATGTTTCTCATGTTCCTTGGCATCGCCACCGTCATTTTCTCCGGCGCCGTCTTCTATGCCGAGACGGCTCAGGAAACCGGACAGTTCTCCAGCATCCCCGACACGTTCTGGTGGGCTATTGTTTCCATGACGACAGTGGGCTATGGTGATTACGTTCCTACAGGAGCCATTGGGAAGTGCCTCGGCGGCATGTGTGTGCTCTCCGGGGTTCTGGCCATTGCACTTCCGGTGCCAGTCATCGTGGCCAATTTTAACAACTACTACCGACAGTACACAGGGCGGGGCTACGGGTCGGTATAA
- the LOC121369383 gene encoding uncharacterized protein LOC121369383, whose translation MQSVYGRDHCLTMAEMDVGEMKMAGDENKYTFKHKAMSVMLSEMQAFQRHIEHSILVVRRESYYIAGILCAITMLILVVGSLYCHFHGNRRYVRYTKLSRDENSNNDKQNIKSENGRHKPK comes from the exons ATGCAGAGTGTGTATGGAAGGGATCACTGTTTGACGATGGCAGAAATGGACGTGGGCGAAATGAAGATGGCGGGAGACGAGAACAAGTACACGTTCAAACACAAAGCCATGTCGGTGATGTTGTCCGAGATGCAGGCCTTCCAACGAC ATATAGAACACTCGATCCTGGTGGTGAGGCGGGAGTCCTACTACATCGCCGGGATCCTCTGCGCTATCACCATGCTCATCCTCGTCGTCGGCTCCCTCTACTGTCATTTCCATGGCAACCGCAGATACGTCAGATACACCAAGTTGTCGAGGGATGAAAATTCAAATAacgataaacaaaatattaagtcaGAAAATGGGCGACACAAaccaaaataa